A section of the Ruania halotolerans genome encodes:
- a CDS encoding ABC transporter permease: MATPLVESTPTQARPSRTWVGVLISAGLVVLMVTSLFIGVSDVTPASLLSADDGGRAGFLLVVSRIPRTVAVVLVGASLGIAGLIMQMMVRNRFVEPSTTGVTEFATLGMLGTIILTPGMPVMGKAAVAAAFGLFGTWLFLQVVKAIPVRQLVLVPLVGIMLGGVVGAITSFIAYRLDLLQSLGQWSQGSFASIMAERYEYLWLAAVMVVIAWVAADRFSVIGMGEDFATNLGLNYRRVMAIGMIVIAVITACVLVTAGIVPFLGLVVPNVVSLIIGDNVRRAIPWVAGLGAVFIVACDILARVLRFPYEIPLSVIVGVIGAAVFLWLLLRRRSRAH; encoded by the coding sequence GTGGCTACCCCTCTCGTCGAGAGCACGCCCACCCAGGCCCGCCCTTCGCGGACCTGGGTGGGCGTGCTCATCAGCGCTGGCCTCGTGGTGCTGATGGTGACGAGCCTGTTCATCGGAGTCTCCGACGTCACGCCCGCCTCGTTGCTGAGTGCCGACGACGGCGGTCGCGCTGGGTTCTTACTGGTGGTCAGCCGGATCCCACGCACCGTCGCGGTGGTGCTCGTGGGCGCCTCGCTTGGGATCGCCGGGCTGATCATGCAGATGATGGTGCGCAACCGGTTCGTGGAACCGAGCACCACCGGGGTGACCGAGTTCGCCACCCTTGGCATGCTCGGCACGATCATCCTCACCCCCGGGATGCCGGTGATGGGCAAGGCTGCGGTGGCTGCCGCCTTCGGGCTCTTCGGCACGTGGCTCTTCCTGCAGGTGGTCAAGGCCATCCCGGTGCGCCAGTTGGTCCTCGTTCCGCTCGTGGGCATCATGCTCGGCGGCGTGGTCGGTGCGATCACTTCCTTCATCGCCTACCGGCTCGATCTGCTGCAATCGCTCGGGCAGTGGTCCCAGGGCAGCTTCGCGAGCATCATGGCAGAACGCTATGAGTACCTCTGGCTCGCCGCAGTGATGGTGGTGATCGCCTGGGTGGCCGCGGACCGGTTCAGCGTGATCGGGATGGGGGAAGATTTCGCGACCAATCTCGGCCTGAACTATCGGCGTGTGATGGCTATCGGCATGATCGTGATCGCTGTGATCACCGCCTGTGTGCTCGTCACGGCGGGGATCGTGCCCTTCCTCGGACTCGTCGTACCCAACGTCGTCAGCCTGATCATCGGGGACAACGTGCGCCGGGCAATCCCATGGGTGGCCGGTCTCGGTGCGGTGTTCATCGTGGCCTGCGACATCCTCGCCCGCGTGCTGCGGTTCCCGTACGAGATCCCGCTCTCGGTGATCGTCGGCGTGATCGGGGCCGCAGTGTTCCTCTGGCTGTTGCTACGCAGGCGGTCCCGTGCTCACTGA
- a CDS encoding siderophore ABC transporter substrate-binding protein, with protein sequence MSLKRPLATIAFVAASSMALAACGGSGDAAEPDADASTETVSFTWDRNIAGEDEEPEYESTTAEVPVNPETVVTFDMASLDTVGALGGEVAGAPLESVPEYLAGYLSEDAFNAGTLFEADLVEIEAQQPDLILISGRSSALWEDLNEIAPTVDLSPAGTYLETLERNTDFIGEVFDAEEEASAAVDDLLAQIEEVRTETAELGTGLGVMVSGGSLSALAASGGTEGGFTYRSGIMYDVFGVQPVIEDIQGATHGEPVSFEFVLEQNPDHLFVIDRDQAIGTEDAEAAAAVLDNDIIDATTAASNDQIHYLNPVAWYIVYGGLDTTQVMIDDVRAAVA encoded by the coding sequence ATGTCCCTGAAGCGCCCCCTGGCCACGATTGCGTTCGTGGCCGCATCCTCGATGGCCCTGGCCGCCTGCGGTGGGTCCGGTGACGCCGCCGAACCCGATGCCGACGCATCGACCGAGACCGTGTCCTTCACCTGGGACCGCAACATTGCCGGCGAGGACGAGGAACCGGAGTACGAGTCCACGACGGCGGAGGTCCCGGTCAACCCCGAGACAGTCGTCACCTTCGACATGGCGAGCCTGGACACCGTCGGTGCGCTCGGCGGGGAGGTCGCGGGTGCCCCTCTGGAGTCGGTCCCCGAGTACCTCGCCGGCTATCTGAGCGAGGACGCCTTCAACGCGGGCACCCTCTTCGAGGCCGACCTCGTCGAGATCGAAGCTCAGCAGCCTGACCTGATCCTCATCTCCGGCCGCTCCTCGGCGCTGTGGGAGGACCTCAACGAGATCGCTCCGACCGTCGATCTGAGCCCGGCCGGGACCTATCTGGAAACACTCGAGCGCAACACCGACTTCATCGGCGAGGTGTTTGACGCCGAGGAGGAGGCATCGGCAGCGGTGGACGATCTCCTCGCCCAGATCGAGGAGGTGCGCACCGAGACCGCCGAGCTCGGCACCGGCCTCGGCGTGATGGTCTCCGGTGGCAGTCTCAGCGCGCTCGCGGCCAGTGGTGGCACTGAGGGAGGGTTCACGTACCGCAGCGGCATCATGTACGACGTCTTCGGCGTGCAGCCGGTGATCGAGGACATCCAGGGCGCCACCCATGGCGAGCCGGTCTCCTTCGAGTTCGTGCTCGAGCAGAACCCCGACCACCTATTTGTCATCGACCGCGACCAGGCCATCGGTACCGAGGACGCGGAAGCCGCCGCCGCGGTCCTCGACAACGACATCATCGACGCGACCACCGCCGCATCCAACGACCAGATCCATTACCTCAACCCGGTGGCCTGGTACATCGTCTACGGCGGGCTGGACACCACGCAGGTCATGATCGACGACGTCCGCGCAGCCGTGGCCTGA
- a CDS encoding iron chelate uptake ABC transporter family permease subunit, with amino-acid sequence MLTESSTRSAGAGRAGDAESAAHTGRLPATARGVLASWWACPAVRLGLLATVVVALVSLYFFTDVPGSLAFALKIRSITVLAMLVVATAVGVSTVLFHTITANRILTPSIMGFDAFYALIATAMVFFLGSAGFLTFDALTLWAAQLVVMVAFSVFLFTWMFAGKRRSIHLMLLVGIVLGTFFRSFTEWMQRMLDPLDFQVVTDAMFASLARPDETLLLLTGILVLLGCAAVVPLLHTLDVLSLGEPVAVGLGVNHRRVVMMLFAIIAVMIAASTAMVGPILFFGLIVANLAYSCVGSFRHRWTLPAAVGLGMVCLVGGQLLLERVFGFGGALAMIIEFAGGLFFLSLVLRKGAR; translated from the coding sequence GTGCTCACTGAATCATCCACACGATCCGCCGGCGCCGGCCGAGCCGGCGATGCCGAGTCCGCTGCCCACACTGGCCGGCTGCCGGCGACTGCACGGGGCGTCCTCGCCAGCTGGTGGGCGTGCCCGGCCGTCCGGCTCGGGTTGCTCGCCACGGTCGTGGTGGCCTTGGTCTCGCTCTACTTCTTCACCGATGTGCCCGGCTCGCTCGCCTTCGCACTGAAGATCCGATCCATCACCGTGCTCGCGATGCTCGTGGTTGCCACGGCCGTGGGTGTCTCGACCGTCTTGTTCCACACGATCACTGCCAACCGCATCCTCACGCCGTCGATTATGGGCTTCGATGCCTTCTACGCCCTGATCGCCACAGCGATGGTCTTCTTCCTCGGATCGGCGGGCTTCCTCACCTTCGACGCGCTGACCTTGTGGGCCGCGCAGCTGGTGGTGATGGTGGCCTTCAGCGTGTTCCTGTTCACGTGGATGTTCGCCGGCAAACGGCGCTCGATCCACCTGATGCTGCTCGTGGGTATCGTGCTCGGCACGTTCTTTCGCAGCTTCACCGAATGGATGCAGCGGATGTTGGATCCTCTGGACTTCCAGGTGGTGACGGATGCGATGTTCGCCTCTCTCGCCAGGCCGGACGAGACCCTGCTGTTGCTCACCGGGATCCTCGTCCTGCTCGGCTGTGCAGCAGTCGTGCCGTTGCTGCACACCCTGGATGTGCTCAGCCTCGGCGAGCCGGTGGCCGTGGGGCTCGGCGTGAACCACCGGCGGGTGGTGATGATGCTGTTCGCCATCATCGCCGTGATGATCGCCGCCTCCACCGCCATGGTCGGCCCGATCCTGTTCTTCGGGCTGATCGTGGCCAACCTCGCCTATTCCTGTGTGGGCAGCTTCCGGCACCGCTGGACACTGCCGGCCGCTGTGGGGCTCGGCATGGTGTGCCTGGTGGGCGGGCAACTCCTCCTGGAGCGCGTGTTCGGCTTCGGTGGGGCGCTCGCGATGATCATCGAGTTCGCCGGTGGACTGTTCTTCCTCTCCCTCGTCCTACGAAAGGGGGCGCGATGA